One Balaenoptera musculus isolate JJ_BM4_2016_0621 chromosome 13, mBalMus1.pri.v3, whole genome shotgun sequence genomic region harbors:
- the LOC118905671 gene encoding LOW QUALITY PROTEIN: 40S ribosomal protein SA-like (The sequence of the model RefSeq protein was modified relative to this genomic sequence to represent the inferred CDS: substituted 1 base at 1 genomic stop codon) → MSGALDALQVKEEDVLKFLAAGTHLGGTNFDFQMEQYIYNRKSDGIYIINPKRTWEKLLLAARAIVAIEFPADVSVVSSRNTGQQAGLKFAAATRATPIAGRFTPGTFTNQIQAAFREPRLLVVTDPRADHQPLTGACYVNLPPIALCNADSPLCYVDIAIPCNNKGAHSVGLMWWMQAWEVLHMRGTISCEHPWEVMPDLYFYRDPEEIEKEXQAAAEKAVAKEEFQGEWTTPAPEFTAIQPEVADWSKGMQVPSVPTQQFPTEDWSAAPTAQATEWVGTTPESS, encoded by the coding sequence ATGTCTGGAGCCCTTGATGCCCTGCAAGTGAAGGAGGAGGATGTCCTCAAATTCCTTGCAGCGGGAACCCACTTAGGTGGCACCAACTTTGACTTCCAAATGGAACAGTACATCTACAACAGGAAAAGTGATGGCATCTACATCATAAATCCGAAGAGAACCTGGGAGAAGCTTCTGTTGGCAGCTCGTGCCATTGTTGCCATTGAATTCCCAGCTGATGTCAGTGTCGTATCCTCCAGGAATACTGGCCAGCAAGCTGGGCTGAAGTTTGCTGCTGCCACTAGAGCCACTCCTATTGCTGGCCGGTTCACTCCTGGAACCTTCACTAACCAGATCCAGGCAGCCTTCCGGGAGCCAAGACTTCTGGTGGTTACTGATCCCAGAGCTGACCACCAGCCTCTCACAGGGGCCTGTTACGTTAACCTGCCTCCCATTGCTCTGTGTAACGCAGACTCTCCGCTGTGCTATGTGGACATTGCCATCCCGTGCAACAACAAGGGAGCTCACTCAGTGGGTCTGATGTGGTGGATGCAAGCCTGGGAAGTTCTGCACATGCGTGGGACCATCTCCTGTGAACACCCATGGGAGGTCATGCCTGATCTCTACTTCTACAGAGATCCTGAAGAGATTGAAAAGGAATAACAGGCAGCAGCTGAGAAAGCTGTGGCCAAGGAGGAATTTCAGGGTGAATGGACCACTCCTGCTCCTGAGTTCACTGCTATCCAACCTGAGGTGGCGGACTGGTCCAAAGGCATGCAGGTGCCCTCTGTGCCCACTCAGCAGTTCCCCACTGAAGACTGGTCTGCAGCTCCGACTGCTCAGGCCACTGAGTGGGTAGGAACAACCCCTGAGTCGTCTTAA